The sequence CGTACAACTCGGAGTGGAACGGAACCGCGGACCTCCGCGGACACGCCGACGCCGTCGGCGCGGAGGCGACGGTCGTGACCGACACCGCGCAGTACGGCGGCGTGCCGCCGTCCGGAACGGTCGCCGTGGTCCTCTCCCCCGATAGCCCGTACACCGATGCGGAGACCGAACGCCTCCGGGAGTTCGTGCGGCGGGGCGGCACGCTCGTGATCGCGGAGGACTTCGGTTCGAACGGCAACGCACTTCTGGAGGGTGTGGGGGCGTCGACCCGGATCGACGGCCGGTTGGTGCGAGACGAACGGAACAACTTCCGGTCGCCGAACCTCGTGGTCGCGACCGAGGTGAACCAGTCGGGCCTGACGGGCGGCGCGGACCAGCTCACGCTCAACTACGGGAGCGTGCTCGAACCCAACGGCGCGCGTGTCGTGGTAGAGACCTCCTCGTTCGCGTACGTCGACGAGAACGGGAACGGAGCGCTCGACGACGAGGAGTCGCTCGAACGCCGCCCCGTCGTCACCGTCGAGCGTATCGGCGACGGACGTGCGGTCGTCGTCAGCGACCCGAGCGTCTTCATCAACGGGATGTTGGAGAAAGACGGAAACGCGCGCTTTACCCGGGGCGTGTTCTCCGGCCACGAGCGGGTCCTGCTCGATTACTCACACGTCGGGGAGACGCCGCCGTTCGTCGCGGCGGTCCTGACGCTCCGGCGGAGCCCGCTGCTCCAGGGAACCGTCGGGCTCGCGGCGCTCGGCGTGATCCTCGTCGTCTCCGCGCGAGTCTCGGCCGCTCGGTCGGGCCGCGGGCGGACGAACGACGGCCCGCGGGCGTCCCGCGAGCGGCTGCGACGAGGTCTCGCGAACCGTCACCCGGACTGGGATCCGGGGCGACTGGACCGCGTTATGCAAGAGATTATGACAGACGAGTCTGAACAGGGGGACGATGACTGACCCCGAGGAGTTGCTCGAGGGGATCCGTGAGGAGGCCGGCCGCGTCCTCATCGGAAACGAGGACGTTCTGGAGGGGTTGACCGTCGCGCTGTTGACCCGGGGGCACGTGCTGCTCGAAGGGGTTCCCGGCGTGGCCAAGACGACGATCGCAAACCTCTTCGCCGGAACGTTGGGCCTGCAGTACCGTCGCATCCAGATGACGCCGGACCTGCTGCCCGCGGACATCACCGGAACCCGGATTTACCGATCGGAGGCCGGCGAGTTCGACTTACAGAAGGGGCCGATCTTCTCGAACGTCGTCGTCGCCGACGAGATCAACCGGGCGACGCCGAAGACGCAGAGCGCCCTCCTGGAGGCGATGCAGGAGCGACAGGCGACGATCGAGGGTGAGACCCACGAACTCCCGTCGCCGTTCATCGTGATCGCGACGCAGAACCCCATCGAGATGGAGGGAACCTTCGGGCTGCCCGAGGCGCAGCGCGACCGGTTTCAGTCCAAACTCCGGGTCGAAATACCCGACCGGGCGCTCGAAACACGGCTGTTGGACGCCTTCGATGCGACCCCCGATATGGGATCGAAGGATGTCAGCCCCGTCGCGGATCGGTCGGACATCCTCGCCGCCCGCGAAACCGTCACCGAGGTGTTCCTCCAGGACGCGGTCCGCGACTACATCCTCGACATCGTCGCGGGGACGCGGGCGAGTTCCAGCGTCGCCCACGGCGCGTCGCCGCGCGCGGCGATCGCGCTGCTGCAAGCCTCGAAGGCCCGGGCGGCCATCCGGGGCCGCGATTACGTCATCCCGGACGACCCCAAGACGTTGGCCGACCAGGTGCTGGCCCACCGGCTCGTCCTGTCGACGGACGCGGAGCTCAGCGACGTGACCCCGAGGGACGTGATCGAGGAGGTCTTAGACTCCGTGACGCCGTCCGACGGGATCGGCGGGACCGACGGGGCTGAGGGGACCGCAGTCGGTGACGGCGGCTCGGGCGCCGATCCGGACGAACAGGCCTCCGTCGACTCCGAGGAGTGACCGCAGGACCGTGTCGTACCGTGATCTCCTGGTCGGACGGCCGACGATGACGGACGATCCCGTCGGGACCCCGCGAAACGGATGACCGACACCGCCCGACTCCTTCCGGTCCTGTTGGCGCTCGCGATCGTCGGGTCATCGGTCGGGACGGTCGGGGCGCTGTCGCCCGCACCGCCCACAGGGACGGATGCTGCCGTCGATCGGCCAGCCTCCGGACCGGTCGCGTTCCAGCAGGGACCCCCCTCGGGTCCTGTCGGGATCCAGCACACCGACCCGGCGGAGGCGGGCGAGGGTGACGGCGGGGGCGACGGGTCGGGCGAAGCGGGCGACCTGACCGCCGTCCGGCGGTGGCTCGGGGATCGGATCGGGACGCTGCTCGTCGCGTGCGCCCGGGAGAGTCGGACTAACGGTAACGGGACCTGCGAACAGTTGGCCGAGGAGTACCCCTCCCTGGCCGGGCGGTACGCGGCCGTCGCCGAGGAGACGGCCGATCCCGACGACAACAACGTGAGCCGCGTGTTGAACCGGACGGGCGAGAACCAGCGGGAGTTCGCGGCGGCGGTGCGGAACTACCGTCGGGCGCTCGAGGCGTACCGGAACGCGGACGATGTCAGCGACGAGCGCCGCCGGTCGCTCGCCCGAAACGTCTCGCGGTACGGGTCACGGGTCGAGGAACTCGGCACGGACCTGGCGACCAGCCACGAAGTCATCGCCGAGAACAGCACCATCGACGTCGGGCCGGCCCGCGACATCACGACGAACGTGACGACGAACGTCAACCGGACAACCGACGAGGTGCGGACCCGGGAGTTCGTCCCGCCGGAACTGACGGTGTCGGCGACGACCCGCGAGGTGTCGTTCGCCGACCCGACAGTCGTCCGGGGACAGTTGCGGGCCGAGGACGGAACGCCGCTCGCCAACCGCACCGTCGAAGTGCGGACGCCCGAGCGGACCATCCGAACGACGACTGATGCCGCGGGCGAGTACACCGTGACGTACCGACCCACGACCGCGCCGGTCGGAGCCGCCACGGTCGAAGCGGCGTACCGTCCGCGGAACGACTCGCAGTACCTCCGGACGACCGCCGGAACCGACGTGACGATCCGCGCCACCACCGGAGCGGTCGAACTGAACGGGACCCCCTCGGGCGTCGCCTACGGCGACGACGTGACGGTTCGCGGATCCGTCCGCGCCAACGGGACGGGTGCGGCGGGGGTTCCGGTGACGGTCACGCTGGGCGGGGTTCTGCTGGCGGAGACGAACACGACGGACTCGGGGGCGTTCTCCGCGTCCGGACGCCTGCCTGCGTCCATCCCGGCCGGCTCCCCCACGCTCCGCGTGGCAGTTCCGCAGGAGGACCGCGCGTTCGCCGCAGACCCGGCCGCGGCGAACGTCACGGTCACCCGGTCAACACCCACCCTCGTGGTGAACACCGAACGGCTCGACGCCGACACGGCTCGGGTGTTCGGCGGGATGTTCGTCGGCCAAAATCCGGTTTCGGACGCGCGGCTGACGGTCCGCCGCGGGGGCGAGACGGTCGGGACGGTCGCGGTCAGCGACGAGGGCACGTTCGAGACGAACGTGTCGGTCCCGGAGGTGGCGGCGAACGAGTCGACCGCCCTCACCGTGGCGTACGATCCGCCGCAGGGGAACGTCGAGGGGGTCGACCTGCGGGTCGGCGTGAGTTCCGCGTCGACCGGTCTCGTCCCCGACGTCGAGAACCCCGCCGGCGGATTCGTGTCCGGGTTCGGGAACCCGGTCGACGAACTGGAGTTCGAGTCGGTCCGGAGCGCGGACCCGGTGTTGCTCGGCGGCGGGTTGGTGGCGTTTCTGGTCGTCTTCGTCATCGCCTCCAGCGGGGTCCTCAGACGGGTGTGGCGCGCCGTCGTCCGTGGGTTGCCGGCCGCCGTCGGCCCCCTGCTGGGCGGGGGCTACGCCGCGAGTCGGCCGGACACGGTGATCCGACCGCCCGACGAGACCGACGACTCCGATACCGACGACGACGCGGCGGACGAGGCCGGCGCGCTGCTGGGTGCGGCGACGGAGCGGCTCTCCGGCGGTCGGGCCGACGAGTCCATCATCGGCGCGTACGGGGCCGTGCGACGCCACCTCGACGCCCGGTTCGGCGTCGAACCCGCGCTCACCCACTGGGAGTTGCTGCGGCGGTACGGGGGCTCGCTCGACGCGGAACGCCGCGACGCCCTCGAACGCCTCACGGAGGCGTACGAGCGGGCGGCCTTTTCCCCCGCGCGGAGCACGACCGAGACAGCACAGGACGCGATCGACAGCGCGAGCGTCGTCGTCGGGGAGCGAGTGGAACCGGGGTCGGCCGGTGACTGACCGGTCGCCCGCACCGACCGACTTTTGTCGATCCGTGCGGAGTGTACGGTGAATGGCGGCTGACACTGATCCGGGGTGGCGCGCGTACCTGCCGCCGGCGGTGCAGGCTCTGCCGGCGGACCTGGCGGCCGTCGTCGCGCTCGTCGTCCTGACCGTTCTGTCGGCGGTGCTTCCGGGCGTCCGCGAGACGCCGATCAGGGTGGTGCTCGGCCTCCCGTTCGTCCTGTTCGTCCCGGGGTATGCCTTCATCGCCGCGCTGTTTCCGGAGGCGGGAACGCACGGGTCGGACGCGGACGCCCCCTCTGCGGAGGAGTCGGCCGCGCCGTCCCGCGATCGCGGGATCGACGGCATCGAGCGGGTGGCGCTGTCGTTCGGGACCAGCATCGCGATCGTCCCGCTCATCGGGCTCGCGCTCAACTTCACGCCGTGGGGGATCCGGCTGGTCCCGATCCTGGTTTCCGTAAGCGGGTTCACTCTCGTTGCGGCGTTCGTGGGCACGCGGCGTCGGGCCGCGCTCGACCCCGACGACCGGTTCGCGGTGCCGTACCGGGAGTGGATCGCCCGCGCGCGCCGGGAACTGTTCGAGCCGGACACGAGGACGGACCTGGCGCTGAACGTTCTCCTCGCGGTGAGCATCCTGCTCGCCGTGGGAAGCGTCGGCTACGCCGTGGCCGTCCCCCAACAGGGCGAGTCGTTCACGGAGTTCTACCTGTTGACCGAGGGCGAGGACGGCGACCTCGTCGCGGACGGCTACCCGACCGACTTCGTGGCGGGCGAGCCGGAGTCGCTGGTCGTCGGCGTGACGAACCAGGAACACGAAGAAGTCTCCTACACGGTGGTGACCGAGGTGCAACGGGTGGAGACGGCGAACAACTCCACGACGGTACTGGAATCGGAGTCGGGGCCGCGGTTCTCCCCAACACTTGCACACAACGAGACCTGGACCCGACAGCACCGGGTCGCGCCCACCCTGACCGGCGAGCGGCTCCGGCTGACGTATCTGCTCTATCGGGGTGACCCGCCGGCGACGCCGACCACGGAGAACGCTTACCGCGAACTTCACCTGTGGGTGAACGTGACCGCGACGTGACCGGATTTACGAGGCGCGCCTGGGGTCACCACTCGCAGGTGACGAGCGTCCGGTCGTCGGCGTCCGCTACCTCCACCGAAACCGGTCGGTCGAGCCCGAGCGCGAACGCGGTGCCGAAAAAGGACGCGACCGGCTGATCGAACCCCGTGGCGTCGTCGTAGACGCCGCCGCGGATCGCCACCGTGGCTCTGCGGTCGTCGGCGTGCACCTCCGGGTCGGCGGCGTCGACGAGCTCGAACTGTTCGACGACCGCGTCCCCCACCTGCGTCACGAGCGTCCCGGGATCGTCGGCGACGGGTTCGGTCGTCGCCTGCTCGAACTCCCGGACCAGCCGGGCCGCCGTGGGTCGGACCGCGATCCCGCGTCGGTCGGCCGAGTCGGGGAGCACGAACAGCGACGAGAGCGCCTCGTCGTCCGGGAGGTCGTACCCCGGCGACTGCGGCACGAACAGTCTAACCGGCACGCCCGACTCGCCGTCCCGATCGACCGGGACGTAGACGCTCGGGTCCGCCAGCCCGAGTTCGTCGCGGAGGGCCGCACCCGTCTCCGCGACGGCTTCGTAGACCGACTGGCCCACGGTCGCGGTGACGAACCGCTCGGGGGTGAGGTACCACGTCAGGACGCCGCCGAAGAGGCCGACGGCGCCCAGCACGAGCAGCACCTCGCGGGCGACCGGAAACAGGACGCCCCCGGCGACGCCCACGATCCCGAGAACGGCGAGGGCGACCGCCGACCGGCGGTACTCGCTGCGGCGGGCGCGGGCGTACTCCTCGCGCAACCGCCGGTTTTCCGCACGGAGTTCCTCGACGACCGCGGTCAGTTCATCCCTGTCGAGGTCGGAGGCGTCGTCGATTCCGGGGTCGGACGCTGCGGCGGTGCGTGCGTTGCGCTCGGCCTCGTCGTCCGCTTCGGTCGCGTCCGCGGTGGTTTCCTCCTGTGTGCTCATACGGGGTCACTCCGTGTGGGTCTCATACAGTCTCACTCCTCGCGTCGCCGTCCCCCGACGGGGTGGTGCCGCCCGATCCGTCCGCCCCCGCGGCGTCGTCGGTCGGCCCCTCGGCGTCCGTCGCCTCGATAGTGGCGAAGCGAACCACTTGATACCGGTGGAGTGCGTACGACGCGACCACGAGGATCGCCGCCGACCCGGCCGCGATCCACGCCAGCGAGACCTCCCGGCTCGCGACCACGACGCCGCCGCCGGCGAGGGCGGCCACGGCGAGAAAGCCCACGCCGAGGAGCACCGAACCCCAGGTTCGCGCGAGGTGAATGGCGAGCAACCCCACCAGCCCCGCCGCCGCGACCCCCGTCGGGAGCGTGAGCGCGTCACCGCCCAGCGCAACGACCAGGAGGGCCCCGGCGGCGAAGACGAACTCCACCCGGAGCCGCGTCCACAGCACGACGAGCGCGATCCCCGCCGCGACCCCGCGGAGTTCCGCCTGGAGGAGCAGCCCGAGGAACGTGAGTCCCAGCGCGACGAACTCCGGCGCCCGGCGGAGTCCGCCCTCCAGCCGAACGAACGGGGTGTACGGCCGCCGGCCCCCGGCGGGATCGTCCGCGGGGTTTTGCTCACTCATCGGCCGCGCCCTCCGGCGGCGTGGCGGGCTCGGCGTCCGAGGACCTGGATCCGGTCGGGGACCGGTCGGTGCCGGCCGACCGACCGGCGCCGCGACGCCGTCGGGTTCCCGCCCGATGCCGCCCGACGACGGTTTCGAGACGGTCGCCGGGCGCGACCTCGAGTGCGGTCACGCGGTCCAGCCGCGCGAGCGACGCCCGGAACTCCTCGAACTCGCGGTAGCGACCGTACGCGCGGTCTAAGTCGTCGAGGCCGTGCGGTTCGTAGAGTACCGACGGCGCGAGGAAGAGCAGGACGCGACAGTCGTTCCGGCGGGCGAGTTTGGCCGCCTCCCGAACCTCCTTCGGGTGTGTGTCGTCGGTGATGATCACCGTCCACGACCCGGCACGCAACTGTGACCGCGCGAGCTGGACGGTGCGGAACAGCGGCTGGTCGGCCAGTCGGCGGACGTAGACGTCGGTCGCGTCGAAGTACGGCCGGAGGGTCTCCCCGAGTGGAGTTCGGTCGTCGGCGAGCCGGCGGGCGTTCCGCCGCGCGGTGGCCGGCGGCGTGGGGTCGTCGGTCGGGTCCGACGACTCCGGGCGCGTGGGCGAGAGGGCTCTGACGACGCCGCGGGCCGCGTTGTACTGTTCGGTGCCCGCTGCCGGGCCGTCGGCGGTGGTCGCGCCGTCGTCGCCGACGGTGTACAGTCCCAGCGGGTCGTCGAAGCGCTCGGCCGACTCGACGAACGCGAGGCCGACCTCCCGGAGGTAGTCGAGTTTGGTTTCGCCGTCGTCGCCGACACCCATCGACGCCCGGTGGTCGACGACCAGTGCGGTTTCGTGGGTGGTCGTCAGTTCGTACTCGCGGATGTGTGGCTCGCCGAGGCGGGCGGTCGCCTTCCAGTCGATCCGGGAGAGCTGGTCTCCGGGGGCGTACTCCCTTACTTCATACGGTTCGAGTCCTGCCCCGGCCCTGCCGGCCTTATGCTCGCCGTAGCGCGTGGCGACGGGCTGGCCACCTTCGCCGACGTGGAGGTTGCCGGTGGTTCGCGGCTGGATGGTGATCGTGTGTGTGTCGCCGTACTGGAGGGTACTCGTGAAGAAGCCGCCGGGGTCGGTGAATTCGAGGTCGTGGGGGCCAACATATGCCAGACCTGTAGTATCAACTTTGGCTCTTATAGTAGCCTCAATTTGTTTATCACCCATAGATAACACAATCTGCTGTTGTGAGTGTGACTGGAGACATTCCGAAAACCCAATGTTTAAATTGAGATTAACACTATCACTATTACTACGAATCACAGAATAATTGAACGATATGATCGCTCCGCTAACTGTCTGATCTGGAATGTCTAGTATCACATTTAGTCCATCCAGATCTATACATTCATAGATGAAAATCGTCTGATTTGCAATGAGCCATATACAAATTGCTATCCCGGAAGTAATATATAAGACATTACGAAATAAGACCCCGAACGAGAGTAATAATAAAACAACTGCCATTACTGTATGAAACCGAAAATTCATTTGCACATACTTAGAGTTATAACGAGTGAATGTATAGATTACGCCAGTGTCTAATAACCAAGAATTATAAAATGATCATATATGAATAACCAACCCTCAGATATACTCATTTGTACTGACTATCTCCCTCCAAGTGGTGGGGGCGTTGAGGTGGTTGTTGAAGAGTTAGCAGTCAGTTTGGCACAATCAGGGACTCATATAATACTATTCTCGCTTGGAGCTGGCAACATTCCCTCATCATTTGAGCACCAGAATATCGATGTGGTGTTCGCCGACCCAATTGAACTCACAGAGACCATTGGATTACAAACACGAATTTCTACAGATGCATTTACAAAATTTATACAGACTATGAATGAGTACCAGCCAGACATAATACATATACATAATCGTTTCTTCTTTACAAGCTTTGTCGCGCCTATTATTACGGCTATCAAAAATACGTATACAGTCCCACTCATATTGACGCTACACATTGGACCCATTGACGGGATTGATGGACTAGCTAGTACGTTTGCGCGCGCTTTAGAAGCGACAGTCGGCCGTATATTATTAAATTACGCTGATAGAATAATCGCTGTCAGCAACGCAGTCGCGGATCACACAACTAGCCTTGGAGTTAAAAAAAGCAAAATCACAGTAATACCAAACGGTGTTAATACAGGTAAGTTCTCACCTTCCGGTTCGAATATAATGACCACAAACAATGAACGTACTATTTTATTTGTTGGACGTCTAGTCAAAAACAAGGGACCAG comes from Halobellus ruber and encodes:
- a CDS encoding DUF4129 domain-containing protein, with the protein product MTDTARLLPVLLALAIVGSSVGTVGALSPAPPTGTDAAVDRPASGPVAFQQGPPSGPVGIQHTDPAEAGEGDGGGDGSGEAGDLTAVRRWLGDRIGTLLVACARESRTNGNGTCEQLAEEYPSLAGRYAAVAEETADPDDNNVSRVLNRTGENQREFAAAVRNYRRALEAYRNADDVSDERRRSLARNVSRYGSRVEELGTDLATSHEVIAENSTIDVGPARDITTNVTTNVNRTTDEVRTREFVPPELTVSATTREVSFADPTVVRGQLRAEDGTPLANRTVEVRTPERTIRTTTDAAGEYTVTYRPTTAPVGAATVEAAYRPRNDSQYLRTTAGTDVTIRATTGAVELNGTPSGVAYGDDVTVRGSVRANGTGAAGVPVTVTLGGVLLAETNTTDSGAFSASGRLPASIPAGSPTLRVAVPQEDRAFAADPAAANVTVTRSTPTLVVNTERLDADTARVFGGMFVGQNPVSDARLTVRRGGETVGTVAVSDEGTFETNVSVPEVAANESTALTVAYDPPQGNVEGVDLRVGVSSASTGLVPDVENPAGGFVSGFGNPVDELEFESVRSADPVLLGGGLVAFLVVFVIASSGVLRRVWRAVVRGLPAAVGPLLGGGYAASRPDTVIRPPDETDDSDTDDDAADEAGALLGAATERLSGGRADESIIGAYGAVRRHLDARFGVEPALTHWELLRRYGGSLDAERRDALERLTEAYERAAFSPARSTTETAQDAIDSASVVVGERVEPGSAGD
- a CDS encoding DUF1616 domain-containing protein translates to MAADTDPGWRAYLPPAVQALPADLAAVVALVVLTVLSAVLPGVRETPIRVVLGLPFVLFVPGYAFIAALFPEAGTHGSDADAPSAEESAAPSRDRGIDGIERVALSFGTSIAIVPLIGLALNFTPWGIRLVPILVSVSGFTLVAAFVGTRRRAALDPDDRFAVPYREWIARARRELFEPDTRTDLALNVLLAVSILLAVGSVGYAVAVPQQGESFTEFYLLTEGEDGDLVADGYPTDFVAGEPESLVVGVTNQEHEEVSYTVVTEVQRVETANNSTTVLESESGPRFSPTLAHNETWTRQHRVAPTLTGERLRLTYLLYRGDPPATPTTENAYRELHLWVNVTAT
- a CDS encoding AAA family ATPase, with amino-acid sequence MTDPEELLEGIREEAGRVLIGNEDVLEGLTVALLTRGHVLLEGVPGVAKTTIANLFAGTLGLQYRRIQMTPDLLPADITGTRIYRSEAGEFDLQKGPIFSNVVVADEINRATPKTQSALLEAMQERQATIEGETHELPSPFIVIATQNPIEMEGTFGLPEAQRDRFQSKLRVEIPDRALETRLLDAFDATPDMGSKDVSPVADRSDILAARETVTEVFLQDAVRDYILDIVAGTRASSSVAHGASPRAAIALLQASKARAAIRGRDYVIPDDPKTLADQVLAHRLVLSTDAELSDVTPRDVIEEVLDSVTPSDGIGGTDGAEGTAVGDGGSGADPDEQASVDSEE
- a CDS encoding glycosyltransferase family 4 protein translates to MNNQPSDILICTDYLPPSGGGVEVVVEELAVSLAQSGTHIILFSLGAGNIPSSFEHQNIDVVFADPIELTETIGLQTRISTDAFTKFIQTMNEYQPDIIHIHNRFFFTSFVAPIITAIKNTYTVPLILTLHIGPIDGIDGLASTFARALEATVGRILLNYADRIIAVSNAVADHTTSLGVKKSKITVIPNGVNTGKFSPSGSNIMTTNNERTILFVGRLVKNKGPDIFVEALEKVFNRNNKCSACVVGEGPMEDRLRDKAKRLGIFDRIKFAGYVENMPKTMREADLFCRPSLSEGMPLTLLEAMSCGLPPVVSAVAGVPEVVTDGYSGILIDQPTPDSVAEGLIKLLNDPALANRISQNARNHMVENYGWERRAQEVRSVYESCLSEVK
- a CDS encoding DUF58 domain-containing protein, which produces MGDKQIEATIRAKVDTTGLAYVGPHDLEFTDPGGFFTSTLQYGDTHTITIQPRTTGNLHVGEGGQPVATRYGEHKAGRAGAGLEPYEVREYAPGDQLSRIDWKATARLGEPHIREYELTTTHETALVVDHRASMGVGDDGETKLDYLREVGLAFVESAERFDDPLGLYTVGDDGATTADGPAAGTEQYNAARGVVRALSPTRPESSDPTDDPTPPATARRNARRLADDRTPLGETLRPYFDATDVYVRRLADQPLFRTVQLARSQLRAGSWTVIITDDTHPKEVREAAKLARRNDCRVLLFLAPSVLYEPHGLDDLDRAYGRYREFEEFRASLARLDRVTALEVAPGDRLETVVGRHRAGTRRRRGAGRSAGTDRSPTGSRSSDAEPATPPEGAADE
- a CDS encoding DUF4350 domain-containing protein — protein: MARWDRPTLVAVALAVCLAATILWAGSTSVAGFSAYNSEWNGTADLRGHADAVGAEATVVTDTAQYGGVPPSGTVAVVLSPDSPYTDAETERLREFVRRGGTLVIAEDFGSNGNALLEGVGASTRIDGRLVRDERNNFRSPNLVVATEVNQSGLTGGADQLTLNYGSVLEPNGARVVVETSSFAYVDENGNGALDDEESLERRPVVTVERIGDGRAVVVSDPSVFINGMLEKDGNARFTRGVFSGHERVLLDYSHVGETPPFVAAVLTLRRSPLLQGTVGLAALGVILVVSARVSAARSGRGRTNDGPRASRERLRRGLANRHPDWDPGRLDRVMQEIMTDESEQGDDD